One genomic region from Candida albicans SC5314 chromosome 6, complete sequence encodes:
- the QCR7 gene encoding ubiquinol--cytochrome-c reductase subunit 7 (Putative ubiquinol-cytochrome-c reductase, subunit 7; Hap43p-repressed gene), with protein MVQSMTSVVKAANFILARPTLSKIITPLAQKFTAYAGYREMGLKFNDLLLEETPIMQTAIKRLPSELNYSRNFRILTAHQLALSHQLLPAEKAVKPEEDDNYLIPYILEAEKEAFEKAELDNIEVKA; from the coding sequence ATGGTTCAATCTATGACATCTGTCGTTAAGGCAGctaatttcattttagCAAGACcaacattatcaaaaatcaTTACACCACTTGCTCAAAAATTCACTGCTTATGCAGGGTATAGAGAAATGGGATTaaaattcaatgatttaCTTCTTGAAGAAACCCCAATTATGCAAACTGCTATTAAAAGATTACCTTCAGaattaaattattcaagaaattttagAATTCTTACTGCTCATCAATTAGCTTTATCTCATCAATTATTACCAGCTGAAAAAGCTGTTAAAcctgaagaagatgataattatttgattccTTATATTTTAGAAGCTGAAAAGGAAGCTTTTGAAAAAGCTGAATTAGATAATATTGAAGTTAAAGCGTAA
- the APA2 gene encoding bifunctional AP-4-A phosphorylase/ADP sulfurylase (Putative ATP adenylyltransferase II; regulated by Gcn4; repressed by amino acid starvation (3-AT); induced by prostaglandins; Hap43-repressed; Spider biofilm repressed), whose protein sequence is MASKYQLSDDFYLKLSNKYDSAIKGEHILFNGDSAINEIEKIAITDENDNQSNTTATTTTTTTTIDVQLTLLKSLMHRPEIGTKPKIESSQNSNPFLKPEPELTIVDNYNDDEFKIVFNKFPVVPRHFMLITKEFKSQNTPLSPSELMATYKILQALKNQNQNQNQNQNSDQNTENWFAFYNCGPESGASQPHKHIQFMTLPSREQFKPYAETLFQNKEDDEQQQEPQKIEPKQNKDLPFAHFFIPIVADDVVDEEELPNLFSSILQKTLTELRETEQTHISYNFIMTLNYMLMIPRSKGKYGGDENKDENEDKDKLGINSCGFQGLILCKNQELFDLVKSVGPLQILKDVGLPNSSHKTTTEYDY, encoded by the coding sequence ATGGCATCTAAATATCAATTACTGgatgatttttatttaaaattatcaaacaaaTATGATTCTGCTATTAAAGGTGAGcatattttattcaatggTGATTCAgcaatcaatgaaattgaaaaaattgccatcactgatgaaaatgataacCAATCTAATACTACTgccactaccactaccactaccactacaATTGATGTTCAATTGacattattaaaatcattaatgcATCGTCCTGAAATTGGCACTAAAcccaaaattgaatcaagtCAAAATCTGAATCCATTTCTTAAACCAGAACCAGAATTAactattgttgataattataatgatgatgaatttaaaattgtttttaataaattccCTGTAGTTCCTCGACATTTCATGTTAATTACTAAAGAATTTAAATCACAAAATACTCCATTATCACCATCGGAATTAATGGCTACTTATAAAATTTTACAagcattgaaaaatcaaaatcaaaatcaaaatcaaaatcaaaacctGGATCAAAACACCGAAAATTGGTTTGCATTTTATAATTGTGGACCAGAAAGTGGAGCATCTCAACCTCATAAACACATTCAATTCATGACATTACCATCACGTGAACAATTCAAACCATATGCTGAAACTCTTTTCCAAAACAAAGAGGACgatgaacaacaacaagaaccaCAAAAGATTgaaccaaaacaaaataaagattTACCATTTGCTCATTTTTTCATCCCTATAGTTGCTGATGATGTGGTTGATGAAGAGGAATTGCCTAATTTATTTAGTtcaattttacaaaaaacATTAACTGAATTAAGAGAAACTGAACAAACCCATATATcatataattttattatgaCATTGAATTATATGTTAATGATTCCTAGATCTAAAGGGAAATATGGTggtgatgaaaataaagatgaaaatgaagataaagataaattaGGGATTAATTCATGTGGATTCCAAGGATTGATTTTATGtaaaaatcaagaattatttgatttagttAAATCAGTTGGGCCAttacaaatattaaaagatgTTGGTTTACCTAATAGTAGTCATAAAACTACTACTGAATATGATTattaa
- a CDS encoding uncharacterized protein (Ortholog(s) have role in DNA replication initiation, establishment of mitotic sister chromatid cohesion, mitotic spindle assembly checkpoint and condensed nuclear chromosome kinetochore localization) — protein sequence MSSNEEIINLLGRLNQNKNKNKTDDDSADNETTLNQLANLTKNGISEPLIMIILDKIFNDTLKITDKNKLLDECLIPNHDLSIDVFFKIISIIGVSRVYFKGNRKFKSKQLSISLQLKLLQWMIDNFQFLENTFCKSGSIVLTLLVKSLDYEFSRGPISQLIILVLNSSVSKSNQIITFYNQEIYHTINILKSNHIQTVVNLYNKFPLDIYLEELLAYFRVINPDLDYMIYSPENFPLLNKLNCNLNQVYRWKDSDELTATTITITTTTTTKSNKRQKTTITSKPDTLTHNIEVLDQINKINPYKLVRTAFDNEKEAQLLTILFQTGNNRFINKVDKYIGAILTTFTNSEKELQSFLQQVSHLYKISDGTIILPSIENFILDNNNNNSLSVGKFCQQFDYRSKLIKYLHNVDPMRLVTMIHHNASILKQIYYDTNNGSYETNSNFNYESCHDYVKNILYLLNLWIFENQDDIIISRINLLLPELYKFIKYCKHIQEQLTNQVVEFFINLPSSLFNQLELKTIIIPRSLTYSCLLSCDPLVVSNITQHISNCKSHDYTNSTHYRDLQNSYIMDTINFLWKERFLKQDTNLTNISSNKGFFLHPDFENKLNSLHTFDCSYYLSSSPSTIGEFFYNPAFSYIVTKIIWDIEDNHNGINTRHEGPISRESLIRLRNDSDKIWLSLSFDELKLSILQNLEIKKFNGIADLLFNSLKSLADKRSLDKNNESTNSSSSS from the coding sequence atgtcatctaatgaagaaataataaatttattaggTAGATTgaaccaaaacaaaaacaaaaacaaaacagaTGATGATAGTGCTGATAATGAAACAACATTGAATCAACTTGCAAATTTAACCAAAAATGGAATATCCGAACCATTAATTATGATTAttcttgataaaattttcaacGACACTTTAAAGATAActgataaaaataaattactTGATGAATGTTTAATACCTAATCatgatttatcaattgatgtatttttcaaaataataagtATAATTGGTGTTAGTCGAGTTTATTTTAAAGGTAATCggaaattcaaatcaaaacaattatCTATCTCATTACAATTAAAACTACTTCAATGGatgattgataattttcaatttttagaGAACacattttgtaaatcaGGTAGTATTGTTTTAACATTACTTGTGAAATCCTTAGATTATGAATTTTCAAGAGGTCCAATATctcaattaataattttagtATTAAATTCACTGGTACTGAAAAGTAATCAGATAATCACGTTTTATAATCAGGAAATTTATCATACTATCAATATCcttaaatcaaatcatatACAAACAGTGgtcaatttatataataaattccCGTTAGATATTTATTTAGAGGAATTATTAGCATACTTTAGAGTGATTAATCCTGATTTAGATTATATGATATATTCACCAGAAAATTTCccattattgaataaattaaattgtaATTTAAATCAAGTATACCGATGGAAAGATAGTGATGAGCTAACCGcaactactattactattaccaccaccaccaccaccaaaagcAACAAGAGACAGAaaactactattactagCAAACCTGATACGTTAACTCATAATATTGAAGTATTAgaccaaataaataaaatcaatccTTACAAATTGGTACGAACTGCATTTGATAACGAAAAGGAAGCACAATTACTTACGATATTATTTCAAACGGGGAATAATcgatttattaataaagttgataaatatataGGTGCCATTTTAACAACTTTCACCAATCtggaaaaagaattacaaaGTTTTTTACAACAAGTCTCCCatttatataaaattaGTGATGGAACAATTATTTTACCCCTGATAGAAAATTTCATacttgataataataataataattcattactGGTTGGGAAATTTTGtcaacaatttgattatcgttctaaattgataaaatatcTACATAATGTTGACCCTATGAGATTAGTAACAATGATTCATCACAACGCCtcaattttaaaacaaaTCTATTATGACACCAATAATGGATCATACGAAACTAATAGTAATTTCAATTACGAATCATGTCATGACTATGTCAAGAATATactatatttattaaatttatggatatttgaaaaccaagatgatataataatatcaagaATAAACCTATTGCTTCCtgaattatataaatttattaaatattgtaAACATATACAAGAACAATTGACCAATCAAGTGGTTGAATTCTTTATAAATTTaccatcttcattattcaatcaattggaacttaaaacaataataatcccAAGATCGTTAACATATTCATGTTTATTAAGTTGTGACCCCCTAGTGGTATCTAATATTACTCAACATATATCAAATTGTAAATCTCATGATTATACAAATTCAACTCATTATCgagatttacaaaattcTTATATTATGGATACAATTAATTTCTTATGGAAAGAACGATTTTTAAAACAAGATACAAATTTAACTAATATTAGTTCAAATAAaggattttttttacatcctgattttgaaaataaattaaattcattacatacttttgattgttcttattatttatcttcttcaccTTCAACTATTGgagaatttttttataatccAGCTTTTTCATATATCGTGACAAAAATCATTTGGGATATTGAAGATAATCATAATGGTATTAATACTAGACATGAAGGTCCTATATCAAGAGAAAGTTTAATACGATTAAGAAATGATAGTGATAAAATTTggttatcattatcatttgatgaattgaaattgtcaatacttcaaaatttggaaattaaaaaatttaatggtATTgctgatttattatttaattctttgaaAAGTTTAGCTGATAAAAGAAGTCTTGATAAAAACAATGAATCTACaaatagtagtagtagtagttaa
- a CDS encoding uncharacterized protein (Has domain(s) with predicted catalytic activity and role in metabolic process), translated as MSHSNNNINLKVPGNSLSGSNSNHGSSSSDRHNNRHRSVSAASLNPTTGTLITGELNETDPSTNITPDIGGTSGVGGDIPPDMAILLQKLDEDFLVNKVIDQWTFINRREEIMQSINRLHQKQNDDLLNLDPLKLQMPLNPRMSTGDFSKISPDNLIDILTYRANTYKSELAFIVLDAKGKEVSSISWEKLYLKAVKVAYEIQHKLTMKNSDSVVLLYKDGEVTEFVVALFGCFMAGVTAIPIHQDISLTEVLNIINLTSTKLLLYSETVAKELDRLSVQNSRINWPSKLLRWRTTDLGSARKSEVSHWNAKQQKLKKDNKTSSEQNTNLAYVEFSRSPVGELRGIALSHRTIFHQMHCLDLALSSLPNSGGGLQRSYKQYRADKKVVLATLDIRFSIGIILGVLFTVYSGNVHIWAPQKVMEIQGLYANLISKWRASLLLADYFGLKRVTYDYQQSPSATRYFSKTQRVDLSSVKWALVNALTIDGEFMEILAERYLRPLGCQHPENAIIPMLTLSEYGGMVISLRDWIGGKEKLGMSMKDDDSNDLSSVLIDKEALSRNIVKIVEINPSANDDIGHDLLRVDAFGYPLPDATLAVVNPESSVLANKDELGEIWIDSPCLSGGFYGLRKESKSIFHAKCRGSNGQLDMDFLRTGLLGFTFNGKVYVLGLYEDRIRQRVSWIDQALYQKLHRDLVIGNGSRYHYSSHLLATLASEVKQIYDCTIFDIFIGNEYLPVAIVEAEVIRKQVADETAGAEGGNAKASESVHVSGVPLNEPVLNAIAQKCFDTLYKRHFLRLYCVVVVDCDTLPKLLRSGGREIANMLCKKKFLEGSLKADFVKFFIRKSISMIPHGEDVIGGIWSPYVSELRSKALANFPDQYSTIDYREKSINDKTGAPLTDFKTIVDILKFRVAKSGDSIAFQNVDNNSKSKPLTWKKLENRAYAVCQYLIEKANIKAGQYVILMYSLSEEFVIAVYACLMCGIIAVPMLPFDSNRIGEDFPAFVGVIRDFDISEILVNDEVEKFLKNGPIADSLKKITHKRVKSLKIKNTVKLTKVSNMASLNSKIASYQAEVNFRDENTTALVWLNFTSDHYRVGATLSNKNIIGVCKVFKETCNLSSQSAIIGCVRHTSGIGFLQACLLGVFLGTTTYLSSPVNYAENPLSFFLLLARHKVKDVFVTEQMLKYAAIKFTPKGFNLSNLKNMMISTENRVEIDLLRKIAKVFSSTKLSAASMSTVYNHYFNPMISSRSYMTVAPVDLYLDPIALRQGYVSVVNQAEVPNALHIQDSGMVPVCTEIAIVNPETRKICKEGEFGEIWVCSEANLTAFTNGPKGPVDHFAQTQFRGVIADGNPDVTYLRTGDLGFLYNVSITKNKSSNSNGGASGGGGGGGEADGEITTFQPLFVLGKIADTFEVMGLHHFPIDIENTIESCHSDIYRNGSCIFKCGDYTIVVCESKRTKYFASLVPLIINTILSKHHLVIDIVAFIKKGEFPISRLGTKQRARIVDAWVQGVIPISASYGVNYGENSMIKLVEEIDIVTRDDPITGLKNPALSYYDDNDDQGDVFSDNRETLKLNDDYNYASIGQKAEFSLGNYSNSIVSED; from the coding sequence ATGTCccattcaaataataatattaatttaaaGGTGCCTGGTAATAGTTTATCAGGTTCCAATTCCAATCATGGCTCATCCTCTTCAGACCGTCATAATAATAGGCACAGATCAGTATCTGCTGCAAGTTTAAATCCAACCACAGGAACTTTAATAACTGGtgaattaaatgaaacCGATCCGTCAACTAATATCACTCCAGATATAGGTGGTACTTctggtgttggtggtgataTACCACCAGATATGGCAATATTGTTACAAAAATTAGATGAAGATTTCTTAGTGAACAAAGTGATTGATCAATGGACTTTTATCAATAGAAGAGAAGAAATTATGCAATCAATAAATCGGTTACATCAAAAGCAAAATGATGATTTGCTCAATTTGGATCCCTTAAAATTACAGATGCCTTTAAATCCAAGGATGTCAACTGGAGATTTCCTGAAAATTAGTCCCGACAATTTGATCGACATATTAACCTATAGAGCGAATACATACAAATCAGAATTAGCATTTATAGTGCTTGATGCAAAAGGCAAAGAAGTTAGTTCGATCAGTTGGGAgaaattatatttgaaaGCTGTCAAAGTTGCCTATGAAATTCAACATAAATTGACTATGAAGAATAGTGACAGTGTTGTCTTGTTGTATAAAGATGGAGAAGTCACTGAATTTGTGGTAGCCctttttggttgttttaTGGCTGGGGTAACAGCTATTCCAATCCATCAAGATATTTCTTTAACGGAAGTTTtgaatatcatcaatttaacatcaacaaaattattacttTATTCGGAAACCGTGGCGAAAGAATTGGATAGATTAAGTGTTCAGAATCTGAGAATCAATTGGCCATCGAAACTATTAAGATGGAGAACAACGGATTTAGGATCCGCTAGAAAATCCGAAGTGTCGCACTGGAATgccaaacaacaaaagttAAAGAAGGACAACAAAACCTCAAGTGAACAGAATACCAATTTAGCCTATGTCGAGTTCTCACGATCTCCCGTGGGTGAGTTGAGAGGAATTGCCTTAAGTCATCGAACTATTTTTCATCAGATGCATTGTCTTGATTTGGCTCTTCTGTCATTACCAAACTCTGGTGGTGGTCTTCAGAGAAGTTATAAACAATATCGTGCAGATAAAAAAGTGGTGTTGGCTACTTTGGATATTCGGTTTTCCATTGGTATAATATTGGGGGTTTTATTCACAGTATATTCTGGTAATGTACATATATGGGCACCTCAAAAAGTTATGGAAATACAAGGGTTATATgcaaatttgatttctaaATGGAGAGcttctttattattggCCGATTACTTTGGGTTGAAAAGAGTCACTTATGACTACCAACAATCACCCAGTGCCACAAGatatttttccaaaacCCAACGAGTGGATTTATCGTCAGTGAAATGGGCGTTGGTGAATGCCCTTACAATAGATGGAGAATTTATGGAAATTTTAGCAGAAAGATATTTGCGTCCCTTGGGGTGTCAACATCCGGAAAATGCTATTATCCCCATGTTAACCTTGAGTGAGTATGGGGGTATGGTCATCTCTCTTCGAGATTGGATTGGTGGTAAAGAGAAATTGGGTATGAGCATGAAAGATGATGACTCGAATGATTTATCTTcagttttaattgataaggAAGCTTTATCAAGAAACATTGTCAAGATTGTTGAGATCAATCCTTCTGCTAATGACGATATTGGTCATGATCTTTTACGTGTTGACGCTTTTGGGTATCCTTTACCGGATGCAACGTTAGCAGTGGTAAACCCAGAACTGTCAGTACTTGCCAATAAAGACGAATTAGGAGAAATCTGGATTGATAGTCCATGTCTTTCCGGTGGATTTTATGGTTTACGTAAGGAATCGAAGCTGATTTTCCATGCCAAATGTCGTGGATCAAATGGACAATTGGATATGGATTTTTTGAGAACAGGCTTATTGGGGTTCACTTTTAATGGGAAAGTTTATGTTCTCGGATTGTATGAAGATAGAATCAGACAAAGAGTGAGTTGGATTGATCAAGCATTGTATCAAAAACTACATCGTGATCTTGTTATAGGTAATGGCTCCAGGTATCATTATTCTTCTCATTTGCTTGCAACATTGGCATCAGAagttaaacaaatttatgATTGTACGATTTTCGATATTTTCATTGGTAATGAATATTTACCAGTAGCTATTGTTGAAGCTGAAGTTATTCGGAAACAAGTTGCCGACGAAACTGCTGGTGCTGAAGGAGGTAATGCCAAGGCGAGTGAATCTGTCCATGTTAGTGGAGTACCACTTAATGAACCCGTCTTGAATGCTATTGCTCAAAAATGTTTTGATACATTATACAAAAGACATTTTTTGAGATTATATTGTGTTGTGGTTGTCGATTGTGATACCTTGCCGAAATTACTAAGAAGTGGTGGTAGAGAAATCGCCAATATGTTGtgcaaaaagaaatttcttgaaGGTTCATTGAAAGCTGATTTTGTAAAGTTTTTCATTAGAAAATCCATTAGTATGATCCCGCATGGTGAAGATGTAATTGGTGGGATTTGGTCTCCGTATGTTTCCGAATTAAGATCTAAAGCACTTGCCAATTTCCCAGATCAATATTCTACAATTGATTATCgtgaaaaatcaattaatgataaaacTGGCGCTCCCTTGACTGATTTCAAAAccattgttgatattttgaaatttagAGTAGCTAAATCTGGTGATTCCATTGCATTTCAAAATGTTGACAACAATTCGAAAAGTAAACCATTAACTTGGAAGAAATTAGAGAATCGTGCTTATGCTGTATGtcaatatttaattgaaaaagccAATATTAAGGCAGGACAATATGTTATATTAATGTATTCATTATCAGAAGAATTTGTCATTGCGGTATATGCATGTTTAATGTGTGGAATCATTGCTGTTCCGATGTTACCCTTTGATTCCAATAGAATTGGTGAAGATTTCCCAGCATTTGTTGGTGTCATTAGAGATTTTGATATATCAGAAATCTTAGTTAATGATGAAGTCgagaaatttttgaaaaatgggCCTATAGCTGAttcattaaaaaaaattactcaTAAACGAGTGAAATctttgaaaattaaaaataccGTTAAATTAACTAAAGTTTCTAATATGGCGTcattaaattcaaagatTGCTAGTTATCAAGCAGAAGTGAATTTCCGTGATGAAAACACTACCGCTTTAGTATGGTTAAATTTCACTTCTGATCATTATAGAGTGGGGGCAACTTTGAGTAATAAAAACATTATTGGGGTGTGTAAAGTATTCAAAGAAACTTGTAATTTAAGTTCTCAATCAGCAATTATAGGTTGTGTTAGACATACTTCTGGGATTGGGTTTTTACAAGCTTGTTTATTGGGTGTGTTTTTGGGTACAACCACTTATTTAAGTTCACCAGTCAATTACGCTGAAAATCCATTatcattctttttattactTGCTAGACACAAAGTGAAGGATGTATTTGTTACTGAACAAATGCTTAAATATGCTGCCATTAAATTCACCCCCAAGGGGTTCAATTTATcgaatttgaaaaatatgatGATTAGTACTGAAAATAgagttgaaattgatttattaagaAAAATTGCTAAAGTGTTCCTGTCCACCAAACTTAGTGCAGCGTCAATGTCAACGGTttataatcattatttCAACCCAATGATTTCTTCAAGGTCGTATATGACGGTGGCACCGGTTGATCTTTATTTAGATCCTATTGCTCTTCGACAAGGTTATGTATCAGTGGTGAATCAAGCTGAAGTTCCTAATGCATTACATATTCAGGATTCTGGTATGGTACCTGTTTGTACCGAAATTGCCATTGTTAATCCAGAAACAAGGAAAATATGTAAAGAAGGAGAATTTGGAGAAATTTGGGTATGTTCTGAAGCCAACCTTACTGCTTTTACTAACGGACCAAAGGGACCCGTGGATCATTTTGCTCAAACTCAGTTTAGAGGTGTTATTGCTGATGGTAATCCTGATGTTACATATTTAAGAACTGGTGATTTAGGATTTTTGTATAATGTTTCAATCACCAAGAATAAAAGTAGCAACAGCAATGGTGGTGCCAGTGGCGGTGGCGGTGGCGGTGGCGAGGCTGATGGAGAAATTACAACATTCCAACcactttttgttttgggaAAAATTGCTGATACATTTGAAGTTATGGGATTACATCATTTTCctattgatattgaaaacacTATTGAATCATGTCATTCAGATATTTATCGAAATGGATCCTGTATATTTAAATGTGGTGATTatactattgttgtttgtgaATCCAAACGGACAAAATATTTTGCTTCATTGGTACCTTTAATCATTAATACCATTTTAAGTAAACATCATTTAGtgattgatattgttgcCTTTATTAAAAAGGGTGAATTCCCTATATCAAGATTAGGTACTAAACAACGAGCAAGAATTGTTGATGCTTGGGTTCAAGGAGTTATTCCAATTAGTGCATCATATGGAGTTAATTATGGGGAAAATAGTATGATTAAATTAGtggaagaaattgatattgttacTAGAGATGATCCAATTACTGGATTAAAGAATCCAGCATTATCTTattatgatgataatgatgatcaAGGTGATGTTTTCAGTGATAATAGAGAAACATTAAAACttaatgatgattataATTATGCATCAATTGGTCAAAAAGCTGAATTTTCTTTAGGAAATTATAGTAATAGTATTGTTTCTgaagattga